A part of Halobacillus shinanisalinarum genomic DNA contains:
- the dhaM gene encoding dihydroxyacetone kinase phosphoryl donor subunit DhaM, whose protein sequence is MSQVGIVLISHSPKVVEGIKDIINQVAKDVPVELAGGTDENEIGTSVEKIQAAIERVHTDKGVLLIYDLGSAMMNAELAVEMSDYEDIEIAEAPLLEGAYVAAVESGMGKSLEDVKKACESALKNE, encoded by the coding sequence CCAAAAGTAGTTGAAGGAATCAAGGATATCATTAATCAAGTTGCTAAAGACGTACCTGTCGAACTTGCCGGTGGGACTGATGAGAACGAAATCGGTACAAGTGTTGAAAAAATCCAAGCAGCCATCGAGCGGGTCCACACTGATAAAGGTGTGCTTTTGATCTACGACTTGGGCAGTGCAATGATGAACGCTGAGCTAGCCGTGGAAATGTCCGATTACGAAGACATTGAAATAGCTGAAGCACCACTTTTAGAGGGAGCTTATGTTGCTGCTGTTGAATCTGGTATGGGCAAAAGTTTGGAGGACGTAAAGAAAGCATGTGAAAGTGCACTGAAGAATGAATAA
- a CDS encoding glycosyltransferase family 2 protein gives MKDITAILIHYSNKAALQKALYSLQKISSRIKSIVVLQEQNMSLNSIDDWFDQVQFIAIKDSDVGQTLNDTISKLTSSYVLFLQDKDYLSSTANVESFQLSQPKTMLGAVYHNRNMAIHQPLLVHTSLLKKQRLLLDLQLPFKEARFPAWLSNVESSLTFFKEDLVRQSRKNSSANTIEKLAFIQKYQLKKVKTEHPSLSVVISNYNMEKYVETAVASCLLQSEQLDQLLIIDDGSTDNSFKQIQRWSDGEKVKVFNKKNGGKARALNELLPHVTSDFILELDADDWLDPDAVSVIKKQVADLPQDVSVLYGNLRKWKQLTGDVLYKGITKGTTVNGRADLLSYRFPLGPRVYRTSLLKRKGGFPVVKFENGKLYEDVSVLNQLIKDYRFRYHDFTVYNVREHNESITKSNPAKWNDFLKTLDV, from the coding sequence TTGAAAGATATAACCGCCATCCTCATTCATTATTCCAATAAGGCAGCATTGCAAAAAGCGCTATACTCTTTACAAAAAATAAGCTCCAGGATTAAATCGATTGTGGTTCTTCAGGAGCAGAACATGTCTTTAAATAGCATTGACGATTGGTTTGACCAGGTTCAATTTATTGCCATTAAAGATAGTGACGTAGGGCAGACACTGAATGATACTATTTCCAAGCTGACCAGTTCTTATGTTTTATTTCTTCAGGATAAAGATTATCTTTCTTCTACTGCAAATGTCGAATCCTTTCAGCTTTCCCAACCAAAAACAATGTTAGGGGCTGTTTATCATAATCGAAACATGGCTATCCATCAGCCTTTACTCGTTCACACATCCCTCCTCAAAAAGCAACGTTTGTTATTAGACCTCCAGCTCCCCTTCAAGGAGGCTCGTTTTCCTGCTTGGCTTTCCAATGTGGAATCTTCTCTCACGTTCTTTAAAGAAGACCTTGTCAGGCAATCAAGGAAGAATAGCTCCGCCAATACAATAGAAAAGTTAGCGTTCATACAGAAATATCAGTTGAAAAAAGTCAAAACAGAGCACCCTTCCCTATCCGTTGTAATTTCAAATTATAATATGGAGAAATATGTTGAAACGGCTGTTGCTTCATGCCTTTTACAAAGTGAACAACTTGACCAATTACTCATTATCGATGACGGGTCAACGGATAACTCCTTTAAACAAATTCAACGATGGAGCGACGGGGAAAAGGTGAAAGTGTTTAACAAAAAGAATGGGGGAAAGGCCAGGGCATTAAATGAACTATTACCTCACGTAACGTCGGACTTTATATTGGAACTTGATGCAGATGACTGGCTTGATCCTGATGCAGTTTCTGTTATTAAAAAACAGGTAGCAGATCTTCCACAGGATGTTTCAGTGCTGTACGGTAATCTTAGAAAGTGGAAGCAGTTAACGGGGGATGTGCTCTATAAAGGGATCACCAAAGGAACCACAGTCAATGGAAGGGCTGACTTACTGTCTTATCGCTTTCCTCTTGGGCCAAGGGTTTACCGAACTTCACTTTTAAAAAGGAAGGGAGGGTTTCCGGTGGTTAAGTTTGAAAATGGGAAGCTTTATGAGGACGTAAGTGTCCTAAATCAATTAATAAAGGATTATCGGTTTCGTTATCATGATTTTACTGTTTATAATGTACGGGAACATAATGAAAGTATCACAAAAAGTAATCCTGCAAAATGGAATGATTTTTTAAAAACATTAGATGTATAA